In Metarhizium brunneum chromosome 3, complete sequence, a genomic segment contains:
- the rrp5 gene encoding rRNA biogenesis protein rrp5 yields the protein MSNLKRKDAPGGQPPAKSAKNTKQGRPSKTDAPEIAKSKTAKTQPKKTSDNDAHPKAPVVSLLKNEEPIFPRGGGSVLTPLEHKQIQLEAKADARREEEFDTRGGKAQKIPKKRKVSLKGGKRSAENKDSEDFVKVESLNFKKLVKGSLVLGQITRRNNLDLEVALPNNLTGHVSVVAVSEQLTNRVQEAAAEQDDEEDESSDETDVDLKSMFVVGQYLRVYVVSTMDESAIGNGKNKRRIELSLRPTETNSGLGKDDIVANSTVMASVVSVEDRGCVMDVGIPDLRAFLPHGEIDATIDQSRLQEGSVFLCQVTGKVSNGNVAQLSLQQKKLGSPKGVPTEATTINTFLPGTNVDVLITNTDRRGLAGKVIGHLDVTADLVHSGAGPLGTDLEATYKVGSKVKARVICNFPTAKEPKFGISLLPHITSLTSKHPAKDNKNLPTEVLPISSLVEKCTVRRVESEIGLFVDTGIAGLGGFVHISRVKDGKVDALYESSGPYQVGSVHKGRVVGYSELDGQFHLSFEKSILDQQYIRMEDVPIGAVITCGIEKLVIKEEGVRGLILNIADGITGYVAERHLSDIKLQHPEKKFREGMKVKARVLSTNPFTKQIRFTLKKTLVNSDAPVIKSHEDAIVGLQVPGTIIKLQPNGAHIQFYGRLKGFLPVSEMSEAYIRDPNEHFRIGQVVSVHILHVDPEQRRLIVSCKDPGAFGLDKQTALKNLRLGELVAAKVTQKTEDQVFVELVDSQLKAILPVGHLTDKSASKNQFALKRISAGQTLSDLMVLDKNEKRRAIILTQKPSLIKASKEGKLISNFEDAKQGAIVPAFVRNVTQTAVFVQFAGNLYALLPKSRLPADVQSKPDFGMHKYESIEVKIVSVINDLRRIMVAHATAAPIEEVTEKQKDKVSAPADGLEFGTVVTAVVTSVKETQLNVQLTDTQVQGRVDVSQVFDKWEDITDPKKPLDKFHRKQQIKVKVIGVHDAKDHRFLPISHRSAHSVLELSAKNSDVEGENPNTLSLESLKVGDSHIAYVNNVTPQFLWVNLSPSVRGRVSAMEASDDLSLLNDLEANFPVGSALKVRVKFIDAEKNRLDLSARSSTDSQGVDWTSLKQNMVLPGKITKVNERQLMVKLSDIVSGPVHLPDMADDYDDINTLNYKKNQIIRVAIVEVDASNKRLRLSMRPSRILSSTLPVADKEIANLSQVAAGDVVRGFVKNVSDKGLFVALGGHVTALVKIANLSDRFLKDWKDLFQVDQLVKGRVLSVDSALKQVEMSLKASAVDEDYTPLVTYNDIKKGSVVTGKVRKVEEFGAFILVDKSSNVSGLCHRSQMADEAVKDATKLYKEGDAVKALVLEVDAVKRRISFGLRPSLFDEDTDMESNDSDAGGVALEDDEESDDEEMSEEQKALLEKLLSNDSGDDDDNDDEEEEENDDGEDDEDEEMEDAPITKSGGLGLGKKSAWSADPFDESGSDSDDQAQEKKDSDKKTKKRRKGEIEVDRTAELDAHGPQTSSDYERLLLGQPDSSKLWIQYMEFQMKVSELAKAREVAERAIKSINIRKEEEKLKVWVAYLKLEVTYGTKQTVEDVFKRACQYNDEQKVHEELASIYIQSQKLKHADDLYESMLKKFGAKAPSVWTNYATFLSVTRNQPDRARALLPRATQRLPAHQSQNIVGQFAALEFRSPNGEPERGRTMFEGLLATWPKRGDLWSWLLDLEEGVAGGDPTAVRDVYERRTRVKGLKPNQAKKWFHRWVKWEEKLDPKGKEKVMAKAQDWAALYKARKEAEAAEKEDEDMEE from the exons ATGAGTAATCTCAAGCGAAAGGACGCCCCTGGAGGGCAGCCTCCCGCTAAATCGGCTAAAAATACCAAACAAGGCCGACCTTCAAAGACAGATGCTCCCGAAATCGCAAAATCAAAGACAGCCAAAAcccagccaaagaagacgagcGACAACGACGCTCACCCCAAAGCACCTGTTGTGTCCCTCCTGAAAAATGAAGAACCAATATTTCCTAGAGGTGGCGGCAGCGTTCTTACGCCATTGGAACATAAACAGATTCAGCtggaagccaaggccgacGCTCGTCGCGAAGAAGAATTCGACACTAGGGGCGGCAAAGCTCAAAAGATaccaaagaagagaaaagttTCTCTGAAAGGCGGCAAGAGGAGCGCCGAAAATAAGGATTCCGAAGACTTTGTCAAGGTGGAGAGTCTCAATTTCAAG AAACTTGTCAAAGGCTCTCTCGTGCTTGGTCAAATCACCCGAAGGAACAACCTGGATCTCGAAGTGGCTCTTCCCAACAACCTTACCGGCCATGTATCAGTCGTCGCTGTTTCAGAGCAATTGACCAACCGGGTACAAGAGGCCGCGGCCGAgcaagacgacgaagaagacgaatCATCCGACGAAACTGATGTTGACCTCAAATCCATGTTTGTTGTAGGCCAGTATCTGCGAGTGTATGTCGTGTCCACCATGGACGAGTCAGCgattggcaatggcaagaaCAAGCGAAGAATCGAGCTTTCTTTGCGACCCACGGAGACCAATTCAGGCCTAGGCAAAGATGATATTGTCGCCAACAGCACCGTTATGGCATCCGTCGTCAGTGTCGAGGATCGTGGTTGCGTTATGGATGTCGGCATTCCCGACCTTCGAGCCTTCTTACCCCATGGCGAAATTGACGCCACCATCGACCAAAGCCGACTACAAGAGGGATCTGTGTTTCTGTGCCAAGTAACCGGCAAGGTTTCAAATGGAAACGTTGCTCAACTCTCTCTGCAGCAAAAGAAACTCGGTAGCCCCAAAGGCGTCCCGACAGAGGCCACCACCATAAACACCTTTCTTCCTGGCACCAACGTGGATGTCCTAATTACCAACACCGACCGACGTGGCCTTGCCGGTAAAGTCATTGGACATTTGGACGTGACTGCGGATCTTGTTCATTCGGGAGCCGGACCCCTTGGTACTGATCTGGAAGCTACCTACAAAGTCGGatccaaggtcaaggccaGAGTAATTTGCAACTTCCCTACAGCCAAGGAACCGAAGTTTGGCATCTCCTTGCTCCCTCACATCACTTCGCTTACAAGCAAGCACCCTGCCAAGGACAACAAAAACCTTCCTACAGAAGTTTTGCCAATCTCGTCGTTGGTAGAGAAGTGTACTGTTCGACGCGTTGAGAGCGAAATTGGTCTCTTTGTAGATACCGGAATCGCTGGCTTGGGCGGCTTCGTTCATATTTCTCGagtcaaggacggcaaagtcgatGCCCTGTACGAATCTAGCGGGCCCTATCAAGTTGGTTCAGTTCACAAGGGACGCGTTGTTGGTTATAGCGAACTAGACGGTCAGTTCCATTTGTCTTTTGAGAAGAGCATCCTCGATCAACAGTACATTCGTATGGAAGACGTTCCTATAGGCGCCGTCATCACTTGTGGGATTGAGAAGCTAGTCATCAAGGAAGAGGGTGTCAGGGGCTTGATCTTGAATATTGCTGATGGTATCACCGGTTACGTCGCCGAGCGCCACTTATCAGATATCAAGTTGCAGCACCCTGAGAAGAAGTTCCGCGAGGGTATGAAGGTGAAGGCCCGAGTGTTGTCAACCAATCCGTTCACGAAACAGATTCGGTTTACATTGAAGAAGACCTTGGTCAACTCCGACGCCCCAGTCATCAAATCCCATGAAGATGCTATTGTTGGCTTGCAAGTCCCTGGAACCATCATCAAGCTCCAGCCCAATGGGGCGCACATCCAATTCTACGGTCGCCTAAAGGGATTTTTGCCTGTCTCTGAAATGAGCGAAGCCTACATCCGCGATCCCAATGAGCACTTCCGTATCGGTCAAGTTGTCAGCGTGCACATACTCCACGTTGACCCTGAACAGCGCCGACTGATTGTCTCCTGCAAGGATCCTGGAGCTTTTGGCTTGGACAAGCAAACAGCTCTGAAGAACCTGAGACTAGGAGAgcttgttgccgccaaggtgACTCAGAAGACCGAGGATCAAGTCTTCGTCGAGCTGGTAGACAGCCAACTCAAGGCCATCCTTCCTGTTGGTCACCTCACCGACAAGTCCGCCTCCAAAAACCAGTTTGCTTTGAAGCGCATCTCGGCCGGACAGACCCTTTCTGACCTCATGGTACTCGACAAAAATGAGAAGCGAAGAGCTATTATCCTGACTCAGAAACCCAGTCTCATCAAAGCCTCCAAGGAGGGCAAATTGATTTCCAACTTCGAGGACGCCAAGCAAGGCGCTATTGTCCCGGCTTTTGTGAGAAATGTTACTCAGACAGCCGTCTTCGTTCAATTTGCTGGTAACCTTTACGCCCTCCTACCAAAGTCACGACTGCCTGCGGATGTGCAGTCCAAGCCGGACTTTGGTATGCACAAGTATGAGTCCATTGAGGTAAAGATTGTTTCTGTTATCAATGACTTGCGCCGCATCATGGTTGCTCATGCAACTGCGGCCCCAATTGAGGAGGTCACTGAGAAACAAAAGGATAAAGTGTCTGCTCCTGCGGATGGCCTCGAATTCGGAACCGTCGTGACGGCTGTTGTAACCTCCGTTAAGGAAACCCAACTCAACGTGCAGCTGACCGATACCCAAGTTCAAGGTCGGGTGGACGTATCTCAAGTCTTTGACAAGTGGGAGGATATTACAGATCCTAAGAAGCCACTTGACAAGTTCCACAGAAAACAACAGATCAAGGTAAAGGTCATTGGCGTTCACGATGCCAAGGATCACCGTTTCTTGCCTATCTCCCACAGATCAGCTCACTCCGTTCTTGAGTTGTCCGCCAAGAACAGCGATGTCGAGGGTGAAAACCCAAATACACTCTCACTCGAATCACTGAAGGTTGGAGACTCGCACATCGCATACGTTAACAACGTTACGCCTCAATTCCTCTGGGTCAATCTCTCTCCTAGCGTTCGCGGTAGAGTTTCCGCTATGGAGGCCTCGGATGACCTCTCCCTCCTGAATGATTTGGAAGCAAACTTTCCTGTTGGCTCAGCGCTGAAGGTCAGAGTCAAATTTATTGACGCCGAAAAAAATCGTCTTGACCTTTCAGCCCGCTCTTCGACCGACTCACAAGGTGTCGACTGGACTTCTTTAAAACAAAACATGGTTTTACCAGGAAAGATTACGAAAGTTAATGAGCGCCAGCTTATGGTGAAACTCAGCGACATTGTTTCTGGACCTGTCCACTTACCTGACATGGCAGACGACTATGACGATATTAATACCCTcaattacaagaagaatcAGATCATACGAGTGGCTATTGTGGAGGTGGATGCCAGCAATAAACGCTTGAGACTTTCTATGCGCCCCTCTCGAATCCTGAGTTCAACTCTGCCCGTAGCCGATAAGGAAATTGCGAATCTGTCACAAGTTGCAGCTGGCGATGTGGTTCGTGGCTTTGTCAAAAATGTGTCTgataaaggcctttttgTGGCGCTCGGTGGCCACGTTACAGCTCTGGTTAAGATTGCCAATCTCTCGGATAGGTTCTTGAAGGATTGGAAAGATCTCTTTCAGGTTGATCAGCTGGTCAAGGGTCGTGTTCTTTCCGTCGACAGCGCCCTAAAACAGGTCGAAATGAGCCTGAAGGCTTCTGCGGTCGACGAAGACTACACGCCGCTAGTTACTTATAACGATATCAAGAAAGGTTCTGTCGTTACTGGCAAGGTTCGAAAGGTTGAAGAGTTTGGAGCCTTCATTCTGGTTGACAAATCGAGCAATGTCAGTGGTCTCTGCCATCGGAGCCAGATGGCTGACGAAGCTGTCAAGGATGCCACCAAGCTGTACAAAGAAGGtgatgctgtcaaggctTTGGTTTTGGAGGTTGACGCCGTAAAGCGACGAATTAGCTTTGGCCTCAGACCTTCCTTGTTTGACGAGGATACCGATATGGAATCAAACGACTCAGATGCTGGAGGCGTTGCCCttgaggacgatgaggaaagcgatgatgaggaaatgTCGGAGGAGCAGAAAGCTTTACTTGAGAAGCTTTTGAGCAACGATAGcggggatgatgacgacaacgacgatgaggaagaggaagaaaatgatgatggcgaagacgacgaagatgaggaaaTGGAAGACGCGCCAATCACAAAGTctggtggtcttggtcttggcaagAAGTCTGCCTGGTCTGCTGACCCATTCGACGAGTCTGGTTCCGATTCAGACGACCAAGCacaagagaagaaggatagcgacaagaagacgaagaagcgGAGAAAGGGAGAAATCGAAGTCGACCGCACAGCCGAACTCGACGCCCATGGCCCCCAAACCTCTAGCGACTATGAGCGACTACTGCTAGGCCAGCCGGATTCATCGAAGCTTTGGATTCAATATATGGAATTCCAGATGAAAGTTAGCGAACTAGCAAAGGCGAGAGAAGTGGCGGAACGTGCGATTAAGAGTATCAATATTCgcaaagaggaagagaagctGAAAGTTTGGGTTGCCTATCTCAAGTTGGAAGTTACGTATGGTACTAAACAGACGGTTGAAGACGTATTCAAGCGGGCTTGCCAGTACAATGACGAACAGAAAGTCCACGAGGAATTGGCCAGCATCTACATCCAGTCccagaagctcaag CACGCCGATGATCTGTACGAgtccatgttgaagaagttTGGCGCCAAGGCACCCAGCGTATGGACAAACTACGCCACCTTCCTCTCCGTTACAAGGAACCAGCCGGACCGCGCCAGAGCTCTGCTACCGCGAGCAACTCAGCGGTTGCCCGCCCATCAGAGCCAAAACATCGTTGGCCAATTCGCTGCCCTTGAATTCCGCTCACCGAATGGTGAGCCAGAACGTGGCCGAACCATGTTTGAAGGCTTGCTAGCCACGTGGCCCAAGAGGGGAGATCTGTGGAGTTGGTTGTTGGATCTTGAAGAGGGggttgctggtggtgatCCGACTGCTGTTCGTGACGTATATGAACGGCGTACACGTGTGAAGGGCCTCAAGCCCAACCAGGCGAAGAAGTGGTTCCACAGATGGGTCAAGTGGGAGGAGAAGTTGGAtcccaagggcaaggagaaggtcatggccaaggcccaGGATTGGGCGGCGCTGTATAAGGCGAGGAAGGAAGCGGAAGCTGCAGagaaggaggatgaggacatgGAAGAATAA